The sequence TAACAGTCAGCACATAACGTTATAGCTTAATTTTCAGATAATCATCTTACAGCCGTGAGTAGTTTTCTCAAAAGGGCTGGATTATAAGAGATTCACGAAGGAATTGTCctcagaaaatacatgtagtgattTTCCCAAATCTTCGAAatgtaaccttctccctgctgcctaaccctgtaaccaataaggaCATTTACTTCCAGACATTCCTACGCCAAATTCATAATGACAACAAAAGTAATCACGCCGAGAACAAACTGCGCTCATATAGACTCTTTACTATTTAAATACACTTACAATGAAGAAAATACCTCAAAATCCCAAACGAATGACGAATCAGCTGTCATAAACTGCGTATCGAATCAGGAAGAGGTCCTAACACCTCTGGAgtaaagaatttgtcaattttgtaactTAAATAAGGTAGAAGATGAAGACCATTTTATTTCAGATTGTAGTTTATATAGCAACgatagaaatgttttatttgattatatCATGGCAACGTCTCCACACTTtcaatttatgtctaatatGGATCATGTACCGTCTTGAAAACTGTTAAAGTAATTCCAAATTGTTGAGGATAGAAATGACATTTTTCAAGAAGTATTCCAATTTCAACAGATTGCCCTGCTGAATACACTGCATACAGAAGACTTTGCTTCAGGACGTACGACGAAAGTAAACCCTACAACGAGGCCAGACAGGTTTGTGCAGACGACGGCGGGCTTCTGGCCATGCCGAAGACCAGTACCGCGACCAACTTCTTGGTGAATGCTATGGGACTTTCCAATTACTGGATCGGCCTGAGCGATCAGAATACTGAGGGTGACTGGAGGTGGGAAGATGGAACTCCACATGACAAAACTGTTGACTACAACCTTTGGCTTCCCGGACAACCTGGCGGTCGTGAGTCCGAAAACTGTGTACAAGCCTATCCAGGGTCATGGAATGACTTTGGCTGTGGTTCTGCATTACGGTTCATCTGCCAACTTAAACAGGGTATGACACGTGATATGCAACATTCTTTATAGTTTCTCTTGACATCGAATTGGTTACTGTTTCGTTTAACTTACGTCTTTTTTGTTAAGTTTCTTTAACGTTATATTTGTAGACCCAACTCCCTGCGACCCTGACCCTTGCCAGAACGGCGGAGTGTGCACCGAGACTAGCAGTGGACATTACTACACATGTGAGTGTGCGGATGGATGGGGAGGACAAAATTGTGACAATGGTAAGTTACTTTTCATTTCAACCTGCATCTAGAAATACAGCTATTCAATCACCTGTCGAATAGGAGGAAGAGGGCTCGCCTCTCCACAATGTCTATACAGAGCAGCACACGATCTTATAAACATACCGACAGATCAACTCAAACCTGCCTCGAGACGTATCCAAGGAAGCCACGACTGCAAATTTCTCTTATCAATTTTGAACACTGTTCTAATTCCCATTCTTACTAAAAATGTATCCTTATTTCAACAGAGTGCCCTTCTGGATACACTCGACACGAGGGTGCGTGCTTTAAGGCGTACGACGTGCCCGCATCCTACGTCTTGTCCAGACAGGTGTGTGCAGACGACGGTGGGCTTTTGGCCATGCCGAAGAACAAAATTGTAGATCACGTCCTGTTGGATCTGATCGACAGCAGTCACCATTACCATTTCGGCTTGAACGACCTGGTGACGGAGGGCACGTGGATGTGGGAAGACGGGACTCCATTCGACTTTGCATCAGGCTATACTCGCTGGTGGGGCGGCTTCCCCAGATCAAATTCCGACAGCTACGACTGCGCATTCTACCATCATGGCGCACATTCTGATTGGGCCAACAACATGGATTGCAGTGGTGCAAGGTTCATCTGTCAGCTGAGTCTGGGTACGTCTTGAATGTATATCTTAACATTTGATAAATTACTGTCTATAGTATTTCAACCTAATATGGCTAACAAAATCCTGTGTTTGTAGGCATAGACATCTGCGACCCCAACCCTTGCCAAAATGGCGGAGTGTGCACTCATGACACTTACACCTACAGCTGTGAGTGCGCAGATGGTTGGGCCGGGCGAAACTGTGAAGGACGTAAGTTTCCTCTATCATTTGTCGTTCTTTTCATTAGGTGTTACCTCCCTTAAGCTCTTTTAGTTAGCTCATAACCTTGTGTCCTCTCTTTCGCTGCCTTTCATTGTCTAAAAATAGACGTCCGTAATGTGTATCCGTTAAAGGTAACTTTATTTGATACAAATGTGTACATCGTATTTTGTTCTGTTGTGATAGACGGAGATGAATATGCAGACAACATAGCCAGATAGAAATTACACAATTTATAACTCATGGAGTATTGAAATTTTAACAGGTTGCCCCTCCGGGTACAACCCGCATGGGGGTTCGTGCTTTAAGGCGTACGATGAATACAAAACCTACAACGAGGCCAAACAGGTGTGCGAAGATAACGGCGGGATTTTGGCCATGCCGAAAGACAGCGACGTGGACGACTTCTTGGTGGAACTGAGGAACCCATGGGGGGGCTACTGGATCGGTCTGAACGATCTGGCCACAGATGATGAGTGGATGTGGGAAGATGGATCTCCACATGACCCAAGTGCTGACTACAACCGCTGGAAGGCAGGTGAACCCAACCTACCCGGGGCCAACGGCTGCGCACACTACGAAGGAGATGTGGCGGCCAAATGGGCTGACAAATCGTGCTCTGGACAAGCGTGGTTCTTCTGCCAATTGACAACGGGTATGTCTCCTATAATTCTTGGAAAGTCGTCTTGACATTAAGTAGATTATATCCTCGGAAATCTACAGTCGATGCATATATTCGTCACTTAAGTTCAAGAACCTACCCgtgacaaaataattcaccaCATTAGCTGTAATAAATCACGCTTTGGGCAAAAGCCTAGGCTACCTATCCCTCTCTATCGGCTTCATTTCGCTTCAACTGTCATTACCCGCATTGAGCGATCGTTGCCTACCATCATACAGAATCACCAACGCCCTACCGAAAGCACAACCTTCAAAACTGCATTATGTTATAGAAAAATACAGAATCAAAATATGTCAGCTCAGATAGATATCGCCGACACACCACAACTCAAATTTTCCCCATACTGTTTTTGAACCGTGTAGTCGTAGACCACTGCGATCCCGACCCTTGCCAGAACGGCGGAGTGTGCACCAATAGTGGAGATTCCTTCGCCTGTGAGTGTGCGGATGGATGGGAAGGACCTACCTGTGAAACTGGTAAGTTACTAGTACTTTCAGTTGTGGCAGTTACGAATGAATGCTCTTTGAATACATgttaacatgtattttgaaaaaatgtGTATCTGTTAAAGCCCTAAGCCCCTATCTCAGTGGGCTACGGCACCGTGGCGACAGCATGCGAATGGCTTCCGCAAGCGTGCCGTGCACAAGCGCCAGCGTGCCGTCCTGgcgacgtctcagtgccgtccTAGCGCCGCCCTACCGCCGCCAAAGTGCCGTTTGATATGGCGATTTTTATTTTACAGTTTAAAAACGCAAGTGACAAAATGCCACCACCGTGCCGGCACCGTGCCGTGAACTAGACTTTCTTTACTGTTAATCTTCGACGGCGTTGTTAAGGAAAGGCAACAAGTTTTCGGACACTTCTGTTTGACAAGTGAAGAATTCGTAGATGTTGGAATCAAAATTTCATAGGAAGCGTTTTCAACAGATCTTCTTGTATGTCCTTGCAGACACAGACGAATGTGCCTCTGATccgtgtcaaaatggcggaacttgcgaGGACGGAGTCAACGGCTACAGCTGTacttgtgctcctggctatgaaggagatcattgtgaaacggGCAAGTGTTCCCATTATAGCTGTCTTATCGTTTTCACCTAAAATTTTCTGCGATGGTCGCTAGGTTAAAGCACGTTttcaacaaaagtacaaaattccTTTGACAATGCAAGTACAGCACCTACAACAGGAGCAGAATACCTTCACGAGTTTCCAGTTTCAAAGGCCAAATATCGTTGGGAGCCTCCGATCACAAATAGACTGTGACTGATGAACCAAAATGAAGTTTGATATTGTCACATTCTCAGCGCCTCTTCCAAATAGAAGTAGAGAACCTTGTTGCTAGCATGCGCATATTGAGTGGTTAAAAAGGCATCTACTGTGTAATTACCTTAACAGCTTTGTCTGACTTGATCTTCACCGATATTGAAGTTATGTATCACAACACAGAGTCTCATTAGTTATTTAGATATTTCCATCGCAGCACTGGTAACCTGTGTTGTTAATTGTCTGTATCCACAGATGACGACGAATGTGCAGATGGCACGGACAACTGCCACGATCATGCAGCCTGTACGAACACGGACGGTGGGTTCACGTGTGCCTGTGACGACGGTTACAGCGGGGACGGAGTCACCTGCACTGGTAATGTTTGTCTTTTATAATTAATGTTCGTCTTTGTCCTTTATTTCATGTCAGATAAAAGTGCTTCTATTTGGATTTGCTTAATATATACATAGATGAAACAGGTAGCAAAACATCTTAGGCCCACAGAGATCCAACAAATAGACTGTGAGTGATAAACCAAAATGAAGTTTGAAATTGTTATATTCTCCGCGCTTTGACATAGAAGTAGAGAAAATATGTTGTTAGCATACGCATATTGTATGAGTGGAGAATAATGCATTTACTTTGTAATTACCCTTACAGCTTTGTCTGACTTGACCTTCACCGATATCGGGATGGACTACATCGCCCTGTCCTGGACGGTGCCTGCTGACCTGAGTGTGACGCGATACCGACTCCGCTATCGTCATGACGGGGCTTCGTACCAGGACCTGTCTCCCCCGCCAGCACCGGCCGACGCCACGGCCACCGTGCACGGACTGTGGGCAGATACAGAGTACACCTTCACTCTGACTGCGTTTGGAGATGACGACGAGGAAATCGGAGAGATAAGTGGGACAGAGACAACAGGTAGGCCGGTGCAATGACGTGGATGGAGAGAAGCTTAGGTGGTCTTTTAACGCAATAGTTTAAAGAAAGGCAGAAGTTTCCTTCGTCctgataaaaaaatgaaatgcagTAGATTAGACGCTCATGATCACTGAGTTTCTGACATGGATTTGAGACCTGGTCATTATGAAGGAAACAAATTCATCGGCAGGACCCTCAGCAAGGAACTGATTGACTTAGTACGTGTGAATGTTATAAACAGTTTATTCTCAGTCAGATGCATGGATCTTTTTTCAGCTGAGGTTATCGTGAACGTGGAGTGCCACCAGGACTACATGACCGTGGCCTTCCCCAGAGCAGCGCTGCGGGGGGTAGATGTGAGCAACATGCACGCGTTGGACGACAGCTGCCCTGCGACACTTACCGACACGGAGGTGACTCTTCGGGTCGGTCTGCAAGACTGCGGGACGATTCAGGACGTAAGTAGACGTCCAGAAAACTTGATAGAGAATGTTCATAGGCAAAACAAAAATAGATGAGAAGAGCGAGAATGCCATTTAAGTGCCAATGTGTTCCATGTAACTGTAAATACCTAGAGATGtgaaataatgatatttgatgatAGGTGCGTTCTGTTTGTTAAGTAAGTTTCTtgcatttctctttgttttcacAGTCCTCAGAAGATGAAAAGTTCATTTTCTCTAACGAGGCCATCGCTAGTCAGGTAACGTCTGACAACGGAGCTGTGAGAGGAACGCCCTTCAGGAAGACGTTCCAGTGTGAGTTTCTCCGTCAATACGTGGTCTCACAGGGAAGGGAGATCCTCTACAACATTCCGTCTCCTCGGTAAGAGCTGTCACACATGTCATCACTACTTGCACAACTGCGTGTGAACTAGGATTGATCTGTTGCAATCATCGAGACCTATATTCAAAGAAGTGGATGTTCGCAATCCGACATCACTCTATAAACAGATTATCTAAGTTATTGATCGCGCTGGACGAGTACAAAATCATTTATTGGAACCCAGCTTCTAGTTTACTGTTTTAGTTTACATTCACTCTGAACGTGTATTTATTTATCTTCAGCTATCAGTGTTATCATCAGATATCTGTATAATTGCCGACATTGTTGTTCATCTTTGCAGTGTGCAAGTCGTGGACGCGGAAAACAGTTTCACCTTCGAGATGCACATGTTTACATCTGCAGACTTTACGGCGACATACAACTCACCCGACTACCCCTTACAGGTGAGCTACTTCCTTCGTTGTTCCGGAGGCTACCCAAATACCTGCCTTTGTATTGTCTTCATCATGTGCAAACCAAGCTTCTGAATGTCGTTGTGTGCAGGCTTGGAGCCTCATCAGCTGGAAAGTGATCAATCTTGTTTCAATCGAGCATGTATGTTGTTACATCAAAAGCAAATGTTTCGCGTTGTCCCTGTCCCAACACAGTACATCCATTCTAAAAATATTTTAACTCTGAATGTCTCCATGGTTAGGTGTCCTCATCTGACCACCTGCACTTCGGACTGAGCGTGGACTCACCTCTGAACAACCTGGAGCTGTTCGCCCTCCACTGCCGCGCCACGCCAAGTACAGACCCTGAAGCCTCTCCTAGCGTCAGCATCATTCAAGACGGGTACGTCACACGATTTATTACATCAAAGGTACCGATGTGTTTGGAAGTTGATGACAGCCAAGTGTTTAGTTCCTTTGCCTCCGAACCCTTTGGCTCCTGACAATCGTGTGAAGACGTCCAGAGCTTCAGCCACTGGGCTGGAAGGTTCCTCATCAGAAGGAGAGTACTATTATCTTCTTCTGACGCTTTTATCTTGGGGATGAGATCTGACTTTAACCCACAAGTTGTTAACCGGTATCGGTCCCCACTCACTCGGGACGCAAGGATGACGAATGATTCCGCACAGACACAGAAGTACAATCACAAACGTCTATTTGGCATGGTCTCCTAATCTAGACAAAGCAGGCTCAGTACGCATGCGTGGACTGttacacctgtggggagggggtaacGGATTTAAACTACAATATCTGAACTACTAACACAAGTTGTCAATTCAAACCACTCGGTTAGAGAGCCTTCCTTTGTAGTAATCGCCAGTATCAGATGATCATCTGTGGCACTCATGACTACTTCTCTCCTGTAGGTGCGACGTCGACCCAACGCTTCAGCTAAACGCTGCACTGTCTAACGACATGGCCTTATACTACTCCATCCAATCATTCACCTTCCCCAACATTGACGATCCCAGCCTGGTAAAACAGAGAGACACGAAAACTTTGCTCTGGTGTTGGGCTGTGTTAACTGAGATCTTGGGTCAGATAAAAAGTGTCATCTTGTAGATGTAAAGTTTGTTGCCCTGCACAATGGATTCTGTGACGGTCTCTCGATTGTCGCAAGGTTTAAGTCAGCAAAACAGCTTGTATCTGAAATGTTTACGAATAAGCATATTAAGTCCATCGCTTGGCCGTCAGAGAGGATGGCTTCTCATCTCTGTACGCGCTTCAGCGTCTATATTATATCTCTACTTCGGTGCTCTCTGGAAGGGTGTTCTGTACCTAAATATTCTCAGGTGCTATTCTTGACTACTACATGGTGTTTGGGTAACTTAAATGTCATGCCATATTCATACAGATGTTGTCCTTATCCCTACGCCAGGTTTACATCCACTGCACGATGGTAGTCTGCTTCAAGGACGACCCGGACTCGCGGTGCAACGAGGGATGTTCATCCACAAGGCGACGCAGGCGCGCTGTGTCTGACATGAGCGAGGCCCGAGTGCGTCGTGCCAGCGAAAACGACCAAAGAGCGACCATCACCCAGGGACCCTTCGCAGTTAAGAATAAACAAGAACAAGGTAAAATCTGTATATCAAGAAGgtgcaaaaatagttactctaTTCGACGTCAACAAATCGGGTGTTCTGTGCCACTATTTATTAACCACAGTtctttttcatgatttatttttgGCGTCAGTAATACGCCATCTCATGAGTAAATTGAAAGAACACTTCCATAGTATCATCTTTTCCATTATGGTGAAGATGGTATTGCTAGATGGTATTGCCCTTACGTTTATGATACTTAAAACTGTATGGATGATAATTTGAGGATAGCTGGTGTGCGGTATGATTTGCATTGATAAGCAAGTTTGTGTTTATGATTGTACTGGTAGATACATAATTCTGCATGTTCAGATGCCACACACTACTGTACAGTCAGGAGGGTCGACAATATGAACATTTCGTCTCTGTGTCCTTCCACAGCCTCCACCCTCCCCACTGTCGGCATCGCTGTTGGGACAGTAGCGGGGATAGCTGGCGTCCTGCTGCTGGTTGCTGCTGTCTTCCTGGTGAGGAAGAGACGTGGTCGTGACGTCAAGGAGCAGGCTGAGGATCGTGTCGGTAAGTCTAGACATTCATGCAATGAAAGAATCCCTTTTTATTCAGTAGGCAAACAGAAAAGCTAGCGACGATGTGCTGTGTAGCTTTAAAAAGCCTATAGTTGACGTAGACAGCATGGCGTCATTTAGCAAcagattttgaaagttaatGGATCACATCCacggatagattagccttgtagtattgttgatctaatgccatacattgtaccatgcatgattgttgagcaataaagttcattcactGATCAAACAACAACTCTCCAATATCAAAAGTTCTAAAATAGAACAAGCATTTGGTCCTTCCTCCACAGCTCGGTTTCGTTTCACTAATTTGATGTGGTTTTTCATTTCAGGTTTTGACAACTATTCGTTGGAGATCTGGGGAAAGGACAAGGCTGGCAACGTGACCCCAAAACCCGAGTAGTCGTTTCTTGTGTGAGGCTCGAAATCTCAACATGAGCGATGTTCTTAAGTACCAGATCAaatctttcactcactcactcactcactcactcactcactcactcactcactcactcactcactcactcactcactcactcactcactcactcactcacttactcactcattcactcacacacacacacacacacacactctctctctttctatctctctatctatatatatctcacacacacacacatacacaggctcacacacacaagcaaacacacacagacacacacagacacacactctctctctttctctctcactcGTTCTTTCTGCCCATCTGCATCATAACCCATGTGTCTTAGCTTATCGTTCTTTTATTCGTAACCTGTTCTTCATCCTTTAGCTACCTTCATCTTCAGCGCCCATATGCATAGATAATCATATCATAACTTAGATAGGAAAGCTGACAACAAATAGAAAGCTAGGGGAAGTTTGATGAGGAAATCAATCAATACAACATAACGGATTTTCAGACTAAACTGACGAAAATTCCACAGTACATAGCATAGCAAAGTAATGTAATACATTTGGCAAAGGACCAAGTATATAACAGACCATTTGTACCTGAATATTTCAGTGATTTTAAACTACTGGAAGACAACCatgttaaaacaaacaaagtacAGAAAAGTACAGACGGACGTCGATTAGATGGTAGAAAACTGTTGTCAGCTGAAGAAAAATGGCGGTGTAAGGAGCTTTATATATGGTACCATTACTGCCCCCACAGTGTGACAGACATGGCGGCCAACATGTTTAACTTGTTAGTGAGTTCTgtggaaaatgttttgaaagggTTATCAGGCATTTGAGTTTGACATGGTAGCCGTCATATTTGCGATTTACAACAGTCAGATTGAGAAGATAGGATTGTAAATGACCAAGGATCAGTGAGGCTGGTTGTTAAACATTGTGGAATAATGGGATGTTAAGATTTCTTAATATATACGTGATATATGCAGATTGCTAGCAGGCATAGATAGTCAATATTGATACCAACGTTGTCCTATTCTAATTTAAAGATAAACGGAATGATGTTCTGAACTAAGGCTTTTGATGTAAGTTTCTGGTGTATCATCTTATTCTTACTTAATGTGCAAATATAACGTTTATCCTGCAGTGGCCTTTTGATTAGATATAGCTTATATTGTGCTTATAAGGAGCGTTGTTAGTTGACAAGACGTAATGACGTTAAGAGTATGACTACGCTTTAGTGATGTGTAAACACGACTTTACTGTAGAGTGAGAATCAGTTATGTTACTTGTAACCAACAATGTGCATGGTGATGTATTTTAAAGCAAACAGAATCTAGAGTCTAACCTACAGATATAGAGGTGCTGCGGGATATGTTTTGTTAGTTATTGCgagatatttacatgtatacatgatatacaaatacataaagATAGAGTAGAGCTACGGTGATTTACTAGACATTAGAAGTTATATATTTAGTCACTACAAGAACCGATCGCTTAGTTACGCATGTCGTTTCTGTGCATTCGCTTTGGAAGCTTTTGAATATATCTGCAGTTTTGGTACCACACTCTTGTGTCTGTCATCTTTGTATCTTTGACAGGAAGACTATTGAAGAGCCCCAGGTCAAAAGGTCAAAAGCTGAATTTTTCAGCCATGTATGAAAATGTAacttttgtcttgttttgtacatgtattccacATCGAACAAAACGTCCACACACTTATGGTATAATAAGAAAAACAAGGAGGGGGGTAAAAGCCTCTCGTACATATACCCTATATCTCCTTTGTCATGAATCTAAAAGCTGCGAACCCGATAGAACTTATCCAGATTGAAAATATGCCACACAGTAATATAATTTCTTGTGAAACTTGCAACATTAAGCTTTGATAGAGTGTCAGAATTCTGTATCAAACAAGGCCGAtgaatcagagatggcaggtCGTTACCCCTTACCTAAGCAGTGAGGATAAAAAAAGCGGCACTGAGGATGTATAgaagcacacagacagacacacacacagacagacagacacacacagacaaacacgcacacagagATAGACACGCactaacacagacacacagacacacacgttTGAAAAGTgttattaaaggtgccctaagcgatttcagggggtaaaacttgaaatattctggggaaaacaattccatttggtgaggttgaaatttacatttactttcctatattagcacatctgcatcattatttcatactttgggcgtttagaaatagcacagaagcaagccacaaaaggagtattttatttattgggtcccccaaaaaatcagcccagaatccagccgcaaccgttttctgtcgacaattttcggtaacttccggccgcgtgacgtcacaatgcccaagcacaatGAGTCATGACCACGTGATTCTTTCTTCAGAAGCGTTTGGAACTTAttggtcagaatcgtgcatgttcggaagatttgaaatgatggctggcctccaagtgctcagattttcaatgagttcccaccacacaacgacaccacatttttgctccatgatggtcgatatgtgatgggatagtgttactgtatctaaacttactatggatagaaatcagaaaaaaaattgattttgaatatatgactttcagcgccctaatattgcttaggttgcctttaatattGGTCCATTTGATTCGGACTTACGCAGTTTGGTCCATTTGGTTGTGGCTATTCTTAAAAAATCAGATAAGCTGCCCACGGTAGCCGGTAAACACAACATACGATGCAAATACGAAAGACTTATCGTCTAAAAACACTGATGACCTTGAAGGGACATGGCGGCAAATGACCTTTGGGCAAAAAGTTGAGAAACTGGTTTTCCCTCAGGTGTATTATTCAGTTATGCCATCTACCGATCCTTTGTATTAGGACAGAAACAGGTCTTGAAAAACTATAGTAAAGGACCCTGACCTGGTGGAGATCTCTGTTAAACTGTATATAGACAAGTTCGTGGCATTTTCTGGAATGATTTTCTGAGTAGTCAGTGATCTCGACTTCACACACCAGGCCCTGACCTGGAATCCCCAGGGTAAGCGGAAGAGAGGGCGGCCAAAGAACAGCTGGAGGAGGGACACAGAGGAGGAGATGAGGAGCATAAACAGCAGCTGGCATGACCTCAGAAGGAAGGCCCAGAGACGAGTGCAGTGGGAAAGACTACCATCGGTGGCCTATGCTCTGATAGGGGCAAAGggcctaagtaagtaagtaagtgatCTCGACTTAACGTACAAAGTCCTTAGCCAAGAACTACCATTGCCATTGTTCCAGTAAAGTCGgtgtatttttttctgctgtACAGATAAGGGTAAAAGGTGACTTATGGTGGAGTAGGTAGAGCGGAGGACGTTTGTGAGCCGTCCTGAACGTATAACCAGATGTGACGTCGTCGATAACCGTTTCAACAATAGGATTCCCAACAACGGCGTAGGAATAGTGTTGGATACTGCAATCCTAATGGTTTTGTTATAGATGACTTTCCAATCAGGTCACAAAGACTGAGTGACCTACATACCATAATGTAATAACTACTTCAAAGCTCAGAGCCCTAATTTAAAGTTTATCAGTCTTTGCGTGAGAGAATTCATCGGTGTGGACTTTTAAAAGGCGTTTGTCCCTTTGGGATTTCGGAGGGAAACCACACATTATGACACCGTTTGGGACAGCCTGACATGTCAAGAGTCCTTCAATTATGACAACAATAGCGCGGCGCACGCGAG comes from Branchiostoma lanceolatum isolate klBraLanc5 chromosome 2, klBraLanc5.hap2, whole genome shotgun sequence and encodes:
- the LOC136426639 gene encoding uncharacterized protein isoform X2, coding for MMDLRVSVPVGLLVLVAMGTGVTGQDCPAEYTAYRRLCFRTYDESKPYNEARQVCADDGGLLAMPKTSTATNFLVNAMGLSNYWIGLSDQNTEGDWRWEDGTPHDKTVDYNLWLPGQPGGRESENCVQAYPGSWNDFGCGSALRFICQLKQDPTPCDPDPCQNGGVCTETSSGHYYTCECADGWGGQNCDNECPSGYTRHEGACFKAYDVPASYVLSRQVCADDGGLLAMPKNKIVDHVLLDLIDSSHHYHFGLNDLVTEGTWMWEDGTPFDFASGYTRWWGGFPRSNSDSYDCAFYHHGAHSDWANNMDCSGARFICQLSLGIDICDPNPCQNGGVCTHDTYTYSCECADGWAGRNCEGRCPSGYNPHGGSCFKAYDEYKTYNEAKQVCEDNGGILAMPKDSDVDDFLVELRNPWGGYWIGLNDLATDDEWMWEDGSPHDPSADYNRWKAGEPNLPGANGCAHYEGDVAAKWADKSCSGQAWFFCQLTTVVDHCDPDPCQNGGVCTNSGDSFACECADGWEGPTCETDTDECASDPCQNGGTCEDGVNGYSCTCAPGYEGDHCETDDDECADGTDNCHDHAACTNTDGGFTCACDDGYSGDGVTCTALSDLTFTDIGMDYIALSWTVPADLSVTRYRLRYRHDGASYQDLSPPPAPADATATVHGLWADTEYTFTLTAFGDDDEEIGEISGTETTAEVIVNVECHQDYMTVAFPRAALRGVDVSNMHALDDSCPATLTDTEVTLRVGLQDCGTIQDSSEDEKFIFSNEAIASQVTSDNGAVRGTPFRKTFQCEFLRQYVVSQGREILYNIPSPRVQVVDAENSFTFEMHMFTSADFTATYNSPDYPLQVSSSDHLHFGLSVDSPLNNLELFALHCRATPSTDPEASPSVSIIQDGFTSTARW
- the LOC136426639 gene encoding uncharacterized protein isoform X1 — protein: MMDLRVSVPVGLLVLVAMGTGVTGQDCPAEYTAYRRLCFRTYDESKPYNEARQVCADDGGLLAMPKTSTATNFLVNAMGLSNYWIGLSDQNTEGDWRWEDGTPHDKTVDYNLWLPGQPGGRESENCVQAYPGSWNDFGCGSALRFICQLKQDPTPCDPDPCQNGGVCTETSSGHYYTCECADGWGGQNCDNECPSGYTRHEGACFKAYDVPASYVLSRQVCADDGGLLAMPKNKIVDHVLLDLIDSSHHYHFGLNDLVTEGTWMWEDGTPFDFASGYTRWWGGFPRSNSDSYDCAFYHHGAHSDWANNMDCSGARFICQLSLGIDICDPNPCQNGGVCTHDTYTYSCECADGWAGRNCEGRCPSGYNPHGGSCFKAYDEYKTYNEAKQVCEDNGGILAMPKDSDVDDFLVELRNPWGGYWIGLNDLATDDEWMWEDGSPHDPSADYNRWKAGEPNLPGANGCAHYEGDVAAKWADKSCSGQAWFFCQLTTVVDHCDPDPCQNGGVCTNSGDSFACECADGWEGPTCETDTDECASDPCQNGGTCEDGVNGYSCTCAPGYEGDHCETDDDECADGTDNCHDHAACTNTDGGFTCACDDGYSGDGVTCTALSDLTFTDIGMDYIALSWTVPADLSVTRYRLRYRHDGASYQDLSPPPAPADATATVHGLWADTEYTFTLTAFGDDDEEIGEISGTETTAEVIVNVECHQDYMTVAFPRAALRGVDVSNMHALDDSCPATLTDTEVTLRVGLQDCGTIQDSSEDEKFIFSNEAIASQVTSDNGAVRGTPFRKTFQCEFLRQYVVSQGREILYNIPSPRVQVVDAENSFTFEMHMFTSADFTATYNSPDYPLQVSSSDHLHFGLSVDSPLNNLELFALHCRATPSTDPEASPSVSIIQDGCDVDPTLQLNAALSNDMALYYSIQSFTFPNIDDPSLVYIHCTMVVCFKDDPDSRCNEGCSSTRRRRRAVSDMSEARVRRASENDQRATITQGPFAVKNKQEQASTLPTVGIAVGTVAGIAGVLLLVAAVFLVRKRRGRDVKEQAEDRVGFDNYSLEIWGKDKAGNVTPKPE